The following is a genomic window from Niabella soli DSM 19437.
GGGATCACATTTTTAAACCAGCCATCGATGGGCTCATTGGTAGCGGCATCAAATAATTGCAGGGTGGCGATGCCCGTTATTTCTTTGGAGGAAAGATTAACCACTTTGCTGCTGAATTCCATTTTATCACCTTCTCTCAAAAAGCGTGGTGCATTGGGTTGCACCATCAGTTCTTTTTGGGTGACGATCTCCTTTGAAGTATAACCAAATGCCAGTTCTTTAGTATGTGCCAAGGCCTGGAACTTCCAGCGGGTAAGGGCTTCAGGCATTGTGAAAGAGAAGCGAATGGTTCCGTCTTTGTCCGTGGTAAGGTTGGGCAGGAAGAAAGCGGTTTCATTAAAGTTCTTTCGGGGCTGTATTGCTGTTGGTGCAGCAATGTTTGACGGAATATCCGTATTAGCTTCCATTGCATCCATTGCCAGAGTGGGAACTGCCATCCCCAGGGAAGTTACAGCGCCGGTAATCGCCCTCTTGTTTTGAGTACCATATCCCACTACCACAACTTCGTTCACTGAAGAGTTGTCTCTCAGTTGTATCCCCGCTGCTTTCCCTTCCAAAGGCAGGCTTGCGACTGCACCGTATAAAATTGCCCGCCTGATAAATGGATTTTGGGAAACTAATTCGTCATAACGTTTGTCAAAATTTTTGTATTCTGAATGTAGGGTTGAACTTGTATGAGCACGCGTAATTGAAAAATTGCTCCCTGAGCTCCAATTATTATAATTGTAGCGGTTGGGCCATAGGCCTGGAATCCTCCATTGATGTGGGTAGAATTGATCCAGCGAAGCATCGTACATACTGGCAAGCAGTTCTGCCGCTACTTTTTCACCTTTATAACCCCTGATGGTGACACTCCATTTTTCCTCCGCGCCCGGCAGTGTCTTATCGCGGAAGGTGCCGTATTCAACTTTCAGCTCTTTGTTAGTCCAGGGTACTGCAATGGTTTGATTGATGGTAAATACCCGGTTGTTTTTCACAAACATATAATTCACCACATAACCGCCCCGGTCGGCCCCGGTGGCGCCAAATTCAAAATTGCGGGTAGTATTGTTGAGTGCGGAGAATGTGTACTGTGTTTTGTCTTTTGTCAGCCCCTGTACCAGGAATACATCTGGCGCAGTGCTGCCAATCTCAATAGTTGTTTTTTCTCCTGGCTCAATGGGCTTTGGTATGCTGGCCCACAGGTATTGCGGGTAAGCTTTTTGTTTTTGTTTCGATTCATAGAACTCCGCATAGTGGATATCCTTTACTTCTTTTCCGTCTTTGTCTTTCGCCGTAATTTCAATGGCATAAACCCCCGTTTCGGGGATAGCTTGTTTTACTTCAACCCTCCCGGTTGAATCCGTAGTTGCTTTTTGTATAAGCTGGGTTTGTGTTTTGGCCCAACTGGCGAATTGATCCTCATCTTTGTAAATATCATTGGGAAAATTTTTAATGTATTCTTCTTTAGTCATTGTAAACTGATCGGGCTGCTCCCAATAACGCTTCCGCAGCAAACGCTGTTCGGGCTTCAGTTTGGTAAGTGTCACATTGATCGTTGCTTGCTCAAATGTACCGGCCATATTCTGCGTGCTGATGTGCAGGTTGGTTGTGGCTTCGATAGGGATGCGTTGCGGGATCTCGGCAGTTATCAAAAGCGATTTATATCCAACAGAAACGGATTGTTCACCACTTCTTACTTCGCCATTGATGTCGGTTACATCCGTGTACACCTGGTAGTCAAATACCGGTTCCATTTTTGGATCAATACTCCGGTCGGGAATAGCATCGAAACGAATAATAAATTTGCCATCAGCATTTGTAGTGGCTGTACCGTGGGCTATTTCCATTTGCTCTCGATTCATTAGCCACCAATAACCCCTAAAGATCCAGGGGTAGGGAAAGCGTGCCTGGCGTACTACGCGGTATTTTACGGTGGCTCCATCCAGATCATTTCCCGCGTAGGCTTTGGCAAGCCCCTTAACCGTAATGCTGTCATTCAGTTTATAAGTGCCCTTCATCTTTTCAAAGTCTACGAAAAATTTGGGACGCTTATATTCTTCCACTCTGAAAGAACTGCTTCCTTCGGTGGTGGCGATGCTAAAACCGCCGTTTAATCCTCCCTCCGGCAAATGAAAACTGCCGCTGAAGGATCCGAACGCATTGCTGGTCACGGGCAGGTCAGCTACTTTTTGGTGATTGGCGTCATAGAGGGTTACCATGGTTTTGTATCTGGCCAAAACGGATGAATTCTTTTTAGCCGGATCGGTATTAACGGCAATGCCTTTAAAGTAAACCGTTTGGCCGGGCCGGTAAAGACTTTTGTCAGTAAAGAAGAATATTTTGGTGTTTTTCTTTTGCGCAGGGGCTGAGTAATTATTGTAATAGTAACCATAATTGTTGTCATCCATAAAAAAGCGTTCTTTTTGATACATAATATCGAGAAGATAATTATTTCCGCTTTTGATGTTATTGTTATCTGTGGTTCCTGAAAATGTAAAATACCCGTTTTGATCGGTTGAAGCCGTACTTATTTTTTTGTTAAGATAACTTCTTGTTTTGTAATCATAATCTTTTTTCCAAATGGTAACTGTAGCATTATTCAATGGTTGTCCGGTATTTCTGTTTAAAACAAAAAAATCGGTTTTATTATTTACATAACTTATGTTTGAAATATAGGTTAACTGTAAAGCGAGGATATTTTTGCTGGAATCAAAATCCTTATTCAGGGAAGTAATGATGTAATACTCGCCATTGGGTAATCCATCAGCTTTAATCTCCGCGCGATGCTCCCGGTAATCATTAGCCGCTGGCAATGCTTGCTCCCAAGATCGGATAGGGGCTGCTTTTGTGAACAGTTTCCAGTATTTTTCTTTTCCGTCACGGTCGGCCACAGCTGCTTTTAATTCAGATGTGGCAGGTATAATGCGCAGAAAGATTGTTGGGGTGTTTTTATAGGTGACCAATATCCGAAAAGGCTGATCGGGAAGGTTTACTTTTTCCAGATGAAAGCTAGACTCAGGCTCGCGTATTTCTTGCAATAAATTTCGGGCATTGACACTTCCTTCATTGCTGTTCCTTTGGTTTGTAATTTTTTCAAGAATTATAGTGGCGGTAATGATGTGCTTGTCATCCGGATTTTGTTTATTGCCAGGGAGATTGGATTGTTCGTACTGCCATTGCGCCATCAGGAACCGGGCCTGGTCCATCGCCGGAAGCTGCCCATATTTTTGAACTATTTTTTCGAGTCCTGCATAATAGAGGGCGTCTTTGTCCGGACTAACGGCCTGCTGGTGCATAAATTCCAGTCTGCTGATATCCGCGTCAATAAGCGCTTCAGGGCTTTTGTCTTTCAGATGCAACCGGATCAGTTTTTGATACAATTGCAGCGCTCTAAAACTGAGCGAAAGGCTATCCCTGGTCTGAAAAACACTATTTGCAAAGGTTGCAGCGGGTGCAAAGGCATCGGGCTGGTCGATCTCAAATTTATAAGCGGGCTGGGTTATGGTCCGTTCCGGATTCTTAAAATAATCCAATGCCCGGAATGCGAGCAGATCATAAAGGGTGGGGCGCAGGTTGCGTACATTCCCCTTTGTGATCAATGCATCATATGGCTCTAATCTTGTTTGCTGTAATAGTTTTTCAGGCGCTACTGATTCCAGGTACAGGTTGCTGATCACCTTTGTAAAATCATCCGCTGTCCAGGTTTCGGGGTCAGTCTTTTCGAAGTTTACCGTGTTAGTCCGGTTATAAAATTTGTGACGGTTCCAATTAAAGTATTGCTGATAGATGGACGCCTGGTAGCTTTTTAATAAAGCCGTAACCACTTCGCTACTTTCTTTTATTTCCGTTTCTATGGAGCTAATGCCCTTTAGTTCACTGTTCTCATTATTCGATTCCTGTAGGTAATTCATATAGAGCAGGGCTTTTATTACCTGCGCCTCTTGGCGATCTGCTTTTGCCTTTGCATAAATCTTTTTTACAATTGCCGTGGCAGACCGGTTCTGCCCTTTTTCAATCGTATCCATTACCACCTTCCAGTCGGCTTCATAGTTTTTTACAGATTGAGCGTTACTTTTCATACAGGTAAACAGGATAGCCATTAAAAAAAGGAGATGAATTCCCGGGAGCTTCATAAATAGAGTTTATTAAGAGATGCAGTAAGGTGTAAAATTACATAAAACGAGCGTCATCCCGACACCTGCGAAGCTGGATAGGGAGCCCGTACTGGCGGAATGAAAAATATAAAATATGAAATGGTTTCAAGTTCCAGGTTGCGGGTTTCTGGTTTCGGGCATAAACTGACAACTAATGGCTAATAACTGAATACTGGCAGCTCAAATCTCAACAGAAATCGTTTACATTTGCCGGGTATGAGAAGGACGTTAGAAGATACATACCGGCACAAGGGATTAAGGAAAAAGCTGGTGGAGGTAGTAAAGGGAAAAGGGATTACGGATGAAACGGTGTTGGAGACGATGAATGCTATTCCGCGTCATTTTTTTCTGGATTCCGCATTTGATGATGTGGCTTACGAAGACCGGGCTTTTCCGATAGGTGAGGGGCAAACTATATCGCAACCCTACACAGTTGCTTACCAGACACAATTACTGGAACTGACGCCGGGGATGAAAGTATTGGAGATCGGTACGGGAAGTGCTTACCAGGCGGTGGTGCTGGCAAAAATGGGTGTGAAATTATTTACGATAGAACGGCAAAAAATGCTGTTTGAGGAGAATAAAGGATTTGCCTACCTGAAACAGTTTCCTTTTATAAAATTTTTTTATGGCGATGGCTACCAGGGCCTGCCTACTTATGCGCCGTTCGATAGGGTGTTGATTACAGCCGCAGCGCCGGAAATCCCGCAAAAACTGATAGAACAATTAAAGCCGGGAGGGATGATGGTGATCCCAGTGGGAACAGGGAATGTGCAGCAAATGATGCGCTTAACCAAACAGGCAGACGGGAAAATGCAGGAAGAATTGTTTGATAATTTCTCTTTTGTGCCCATGCTGGCGGGTAAAAACTAAATGAAAAGCAGTGACGGAAAGTATTGCTAAAGGGTGGGTGCGCGTGTTTATTACCGGAATGGTGATCAGCTTCCTGGGCTGTCTGCCCCTGGGAACCTTAAACATTGCAGCCATGCAGATCGCAATCAATCAGTCGGTAGAAAATGCGCTGCTGTTTTCTTTGGGAGCGCTCACGGCCGAAATGATCTATGTACGCCTGTCGTTAGTAGCGATGGACTGGGTGCGCAAGCAGGAAAAAATATTCCGCATGCTGGAATGGCTGACCTTGCTGATCATTGTGGCACTGGCGGTTTCAAGCCTGTATGCGGCGATGCACCCGCAGCAGGGCAGGAATGTTATTTTAAACAATAACCTGCCGTCTTATATCCTGGGATTGAGTATGAGCGCGCTAAATCCTGTGCAGATTCCTTTTTGGTTTGGATGGAGCACAGTGCTGTTTACCAAAAATGTGTTGAAACCACAGGCTGCTTATTATAATACTTATATCATTGGTATTGGCCTGGGAACCATGCTGGGCAACTGTGTTTTTATTTTTGGAGGCCGGCTGATCGCCAGTAAGATTCAGAATAACCAGTCCTTAATGAATTACGTTATCGGCGGGGTATTTGTAATTACTGCGCTGATCCAATGCTGGCGCATGTTTGTGAAGAAGAAGGATATTGGGGCGAAGTTACATGAGACGGAGGAGGGAATGCCGAACGCATAATGCCTAATGCAAAACGCAGAAATAGTTCATGGTCGATAGTCCATAGTTCATAGCAGAGCACAGCATTACAAAAGATAACTGACAACTTAAATCTGATGGCTGATCAAGAACCCTCTTAGAACCCTCGTAGCCATATTATTCAAATGATTCAAACCTGAACCCTGGAACCTGAAACTTGTAACCTGTAACATCATCCGCCTTGCGTCCACGCGTCCCGGTCGTCCGGACTGAATTTCCAGGGAGCAAAATTGGTTTCTACATTGCTGAACATAGCATTCCATTCTTGCGGGGCGCTGCTTTCTTCCATTATTAAATAACGTCGCAACTGCAGAATAATATCAAGGGGGTTAATGCTTACCGGGCATTCCTGCACGCAGGCATTACAGGTGGTGCAGGCGCGCAGCTCTTCTACAGAAATATAATCGTGCAATAAGCTTTTGCCATCGTCTTTCCATTCCCCGGTTTTATCAATATTTTTCCCCACTTCCGCAACGCGGTCACGGGTATCCATCATGATCTTCCGGGGGGATAATAATTTTCCGGTGCTGTTGGCGGGGCAGGCAGCGCTACAACGGCCGCATTCAGTGCAGCTATAAGCATCTAATAAATTTTTCCAGCTCAGGTCCATCACATCTTTAGCGCCAAATTTAGCTGGGGGAGCCGCATCAGTGGGTGCCAGTTCCGGCTGCATAGCGTACAGTACTTCATTTTGTACCGAAGGCATATTTTCCATTTCGCCCATAGGCTCCAACCGGGCATAATACGCATTGGGGAAGGCCAACAAAATATGGAGGTGCTTGGAATAAGGCAGGTAATTGAGAAACGCCAGGATGCCGGCGATATGCAACCACCAACAACCGCGTTCAATTTCTTCCAGCGTGCTGTCTGAAAACCCGCTTAGCAAAGGTTGTAAATGTTCGGAAATAATAAAGTTACCTGTAGGATGCACCGCATAATGGGCAACGCCGCGCGCCTGTAGCAACGTATCGCTGGCATTCATGGTCAGGAATAAAGCCATCAGAAGGATCTCCGTGATCAGGATATAGTTGGCGTCGCTCCTGGGCCAGCCGTTCAGATCTTTACTCATGAAACGGCGGATCTTTAAAATATTTCTCCGGATCAGGAAAACGGCACAAAAGGAGAGTACCAGCAGCGCCAGCACTTCAAACGAATTGATCAAAAAATCATATAAGCCGCCCAGCACTCCGGCAAAAAGGCGGTGCGTGCCCACTATCCCATCCAGGATGATCTCCAGTATTTCAATATTGATAATCACAAACCCGGCATATACAAAAAAGTGCAAAAAACCTACCAGCGGGTTGCGGAACATCTTTTTTTGACCAAATGCAAGCAGTAGTACATTTCTCCAGCGTTGGTTGGGATGGTCACTAATCACCTCGTCTCTGCCCAGGTTAATATTGCGACGGATCTGCTTTATCTTTTTTGAAAAAAGTACAACGGCAGCTATGAATAGCAGTATAAATAAAATTTGTTGAGCAATTTGCATGTGCATTCAGTTACAAAGTGCTAATTTACGCCATCCTTTACAAGTAACTTCTATAAATAAACAATTCGTGAAAAAATATATTTTAAATGCCGATGCAGTG
Proteins encoded in this region:
- a CDS encoding alpha-2-macroglobulin family protein, giving the protein MKLPGIHLLFLMAILFTCMKSNAQSVKNYEADWKVVMDTIEKGQNRSATAIVKKIYAKAKADRQEAQVIKALLYMNYLQESNNENSELKGISSIETEIKESSEVVTALLKSYQASIYQQYFNWNRHKFYNRTNTVNFEKTDPETWTADDFTKVISNLYLESVAPEKLLQQTRLEPYDALITKGNVRNLRPTLYDLLAFRALDYFKNPERTITQPAYKFEIDQPDAFAPAATFANSVFQTRDSLSLSFRALQLYQKLIRLHLKDKSPEALIDADISRLEFMHQQAVSPDKDALYYAGLEKIVQKYGQLPAMDQARFLMAQWQYEQSNLPGNKQNPDDKHIITATIILEKITNQRNSNEGSVNARNLLQEIREPESSFHLEKVNLPDQPFRILVTYKNTPTIFLRIIPATSELKAAVADRDGKEKYWKLFTKAAPIRSWEQALPAANDYREHRAEIKADGLPNGEYYIITSLNKDFDSSKNILALQLTYISNISYVNNKTDFFVLNRNTGQPLNNATVTIWKKDYDYKTRSYLNKKISTASTDQNGYFTFSGTTDNNNIKSGNNYLLDIMYQKERFFMDDNNYGYYYNNYSAPAQKKNTKIFFFTDKSLYRPGQTVYFKGIAVNTDPAKKNSSVLARYKTMVTLYDANHQKVADLPVTSNAFGSFSGSFHLPEGGLNGGFSIATTEGSSSFRVEEYKRPKFFVDFEKMKGTYKLNDSITVKGLAKAYAGNDLDGATVKYRVVRQARFPYPWIFRGYWWLMNREQMEIAHGTATTNADGKFIIRFDAIPDRSIDPKMEPVFDYQVYTDVTDINGEVRSGEQSVSVGYKSLLITAEIPQRIPIEATTNLHISTQNMAGTFEQATINVTLTKLKPEQRLLRKRYWEQPDQFTMTKEEYIKNFPNDIYKDEDQFASWAKTQTQLIQKATTDSTGRVEVKQAIPETGVYAIEITAKDKDGKEVKDIHYAEFYESKQKQKAYPQYLWASIPKPIEPGEKTTIEIGSTAPDVFLVQGLTKDKTQYTFSALNNTTRNFEFGATGADRGGYVVNYMFVKNNRVFTINQTIAVPWTNKELKVEYGTFRDKTLPGAEEKWSVTIRGYKGEKVAAELLASMYDASLDQFYPHQWRIPGLWPNRYNYNNWSSGSNFSITRAHTSSTLHSEYKNFDKRYDELVSQNPFIRRAILYGAVASLPLEGKAAGIQLRDNSSVNEVVVVGYGTQNKRAITGAVTSLGMAVPTLAMDAMEANTDIPSNIAAPTAIQPRKNFNETAFFLPNLTTDKDGTIRFSFTMPEALTRWKFQALAHTKELAFGYTSKEIVTQKELMVQPNAPRFLREGDKMEFSSKVVNLSSKEITGIATLQLFDAATNEPIDGWFKNVIPQQYFTIAAGQSQQVQFPIEVPYQFSKAITWRITATVPNEKANTVALSDGEENMLPVLTNRMLVTESLPLAMRGNGSKKFTFDKLLKSGQSETLTNQSLTVEYTSNPAWYAVQALPYMMEYPYECAEQTWNRYYANSLATLIANSSPKIKQVFDTWKTQDTAALLSNLQKNQELKSVLLEETPWVLQAKTEAQQKKNLALLFDLMRMSGELNRAYEKLSQLQSPNGGFVWFKGGRDDQYMTQYIITGIGHLKKLNAIEPSQIQKSNTIVNKALPYLDARIKDTYDDLIKNKIDLNGYIPSYYVIQYLYMRSFFSNNKIAANAQKAVGYFMERAAKTWVKTNKYMQGMAALALYRSGDKSTAGNILKSLKETSVNNEELGSYYKDTYRSWWWYEAPIERQSLIIEAFEEIAADHKTADDLRTWLLKNKQTNNWESTKATAEACYALLLQGTLWLTVTPDVTIDLGGLKVTSQLEKTEAGTGYMKKTIPGEKVRPSMGNVTVTVDQPSAGPKQSNTLPTWGSLYWQYFEDLDKITTAETPLKLSKKLFIETNSDRGPVLTPVAEGNPIKVGDKIKVRVELRVDRDMEYVHMKDMRASSFEPVNVLSSYKWQGGLGYYESTKDASTNFFFSYLPKGTYVFEYTLFATLAGNFSNGITTIQCMYAPEFTAHSEGVRVTVTK
- a CDS encoding protein-L-isoaspartate(D-aspartate) O-methyltransferase yields the protein MRRTLEDTYRHKGLRKKLVEVVKGKGITDETVLETMNAIPRHFFLDSAFDDVAYEDRAFPIGEGQTISQPYTVAYQTQLLELTPGMKVLEIGTGSAYQAVVLAKMGVKLFTIERQKMLFEENKGFAYLKQFPFIKFFYGDGYQGLPTYAPFDRVLITAAAPEIPQKLIEQLKPGGMMVIPVGTGNVQQMMRLTKQADGKMQEELFDNFSFVPMLAGKN
- a CDS encoding LysE family translocator; amino-acid sequence: MTESIAKGWVRVFITGMVISFLGCLPLGTLNIAAMQIAINQSVENALLFSLGALTAEMIYVRLSLVAMDWVRKQEKIFRMLEWLTLLIIVALAVSSLYAAMHPQQGRNVILNNNLPSYILGLSMSALNPVQIPFWFGWSTVLFTKNVLKPQAAYYNTYIIGIGLGTMLGNCVFIFGGRLIASKIQNNQSLMNYVIGGVFVITALIQCWRMFVKKKDIGAKLHETEEGMPNA
- a CDS encoding (Fe-S)-binding protein encodes the protein MQIAQQILFILLFIAAVVLFSKKIKQIRRNINLGRDEVISDHPNQRWRNVLLLAFGQKKMFRNPLVGFLHFFVYAGFVIINIEILEIILDGIVGTHRLFAGVLGGLYDFLINSFEVLALLVLSFCAVFLIRRNILKIRRFMSKDLNGWPRSDANYILITEILLMALFLTMNASDTLLQARGVAHYAVHPTGNFIISEHLQPLLSGFSDSTLEEIERGCWWLHIAGILAFLNYLPYSKHLHILLAFPNAYYARLEPMGEMENMPSVQNEVLYAMQPELAPTDAAPPAKFGAKDVMDLSWKNLLDAYSCTECGRCSAACPANSTGKLLSPRKIMMDTRDRVAEVGKNIDKTGEWKDDGKSLLHDYISVEELRACTTCNACVQECPVSINPLDIILQLRRYLIMEESSAPQEWNAMFSNVETNFAPWKFSPDDRDAWTQGG